From a single Larimichthys crocea isolate SSNF chromosome XIII, L_crocea_2.0, whole genome shotgun sequence genomic region:
- the tmem65 gene encoding transmembrane protein 65 has translation MFKLWLHRAGLRAAAEKLPRLATPGAAPRLPGTASRCLGTHGRNEPREPLNSPQRAKEFIYRLQPKERTCLLGELQSFESRAIAQETLEPSPPTAAQIRYVLFHNALPFVGFGFLDNAIMIAAGTQIELSIGVTLGISTMAAAALGNLVSDLAGLGLAGYVEALASKLGMQVPDLTPKQVDMWQTRLSSHMGKGIGVSIGCILGMFPLFFLGDDDEKEKEAEPSADTSDSS, from the exons ATGTTCAAGCTGTGGCTCCACAGAGCCGGGCTCCGGGCGGCCGCGGAGAAGTTACCGAGGCTGGCGACACCGGGGGCGGCGCCGAGGCTCCCGGGGACAGCGAGCCGCTGCCTGGGCACACACGGGAGGAACGAGCCGAGGGAGCCGCTCAACTCCCCGCAGAGAGCCAAGGAGTTCATCTACCGGCTGCAGCCCAAGGAGAGGACGTGTCTGCTGGGGGAGCTGCAGAGCTTCGAGTCCAGAGCCATCGCTCAAG AGACGCTGGAGCCCTCGCCACCGACTGCAGCCCAGATCCGATATG ttttGTTCCATAACGCCCTCCCCTTCGTTGGATTCGGTTTCCTCGATAACGCCATCATGATCGCAGCA GGAACACAGATTGAACTCTCGATCGGAGTCACCCTGGGGATCTCCACCATGGCCG ctgccGCTCTCGGGAACCTGGTTTCAGATTTGGCCGGTCTCGG tcTTGCAGGTTATGTCGAGGCTCTGGCTTCCAAACTGGGGATGCAGGTTCCAGATCTGACTCCCAAACAGGTGGACATGTGGCAGACCAGGCTCAGCTCTCACATG ggtAAAGGCATCGGCGTGTCCATCGGCTGCATTCTGGGGATGTTCCCGCTCTTTTTTCTGGGCGACGATgacgagaaggagaaagaagccGAACCGTCGGCCGACACGTCGGACTCTTCCTAA
- the rnf139 gene encoding E3 ubiquitin-protein ligase RNF139 produces MASTQARIGQQALVVLDVALRVPCIFIIDAIFNSYYDPGSGWAGAMGKVLVRVLGILISSVVLLLSQKALLKFYTLFFAVLLGMAAVLFNYYATSHIDFYSAYYKAALGFRLLPRNGPTLWLGMAAVQLVFGVGYVFLLNLQSVFAALVVLDIMIPLWGLMIELPADVRQLVAVFSGLALALNTAVCLAMRLKWFYYSCRYVYLLVRHMYRIYGLQLLLKDTWKRIRFPDVLRVFWLTRVTAQAMILVYVVRAVRRESGDATGGAADGSSDSQGYLLSWDVFWDLTSNLIISGCDSTLTVLGMSAVISSVAHYLGLSILAFIGSTEEEDKRLGFVAPVLFFILALQTGLSSLDPEERLVRLSRNMCLLLTAILHFIHGMTDPVLMSLSASHVSSVRRHVPVLLVSTALFVLPVVLSYALWHHYALNTWLFAVTAFCVELCLKVVVSLTVYALFMADGFSNILWEKLDDYVYYVRSTGNIIEFLFGVIMFGNGAYTMMFESGSKIRACMMCLHAYFNIYLQAKNGWKTFINRRTAVKKINSLPEVCGDQLRDIEDVCAICYQEFATSARITPCHHYFHALCLRKWLYIQDTCPMCHQRVYVEEESRDRAAFSNNNGGYAAPQDAAAAAAPQAPGENQHGQPDAAEPPGDGAAAGVQAAAGGPGDVDNELLEDNDSIEYDEDEWSTLNSSTPIEEDYINDDTDSTED; encoded by the exons ATGGCGTCCACCCAGGCCCGGATAGGCCAGCAGGCCCTGGTGGTTCTGGACGTGGCTCTGCGGGTCCCCTGCATCTTTATCATCGACGCCATCTTTAACTCGTACTACGACCCGGGTTCGGGATGGGCCGGTGCGATGGGGAAGGTTCTGGTTCGAGTCCTGG GCATCCTCATCTCGAGCgtggtgctgctgctctccCAGAAAGCCCTGCTCAAGTTCTACACCCTCTTCTTTGCCGTTCTTCTCGGCATGGCGGCTGTCCTCTTCAACTACTACGCCACCTCCCACATAGACTTCTACAGCGCCTACTACAAAGCGGCCCTGGGGTTCAGGCTGTTGCCCAGAAACGGGCCGACGCTGTGGCTGGGCATGGCCGCCGTCCAGCTCGTTTTCGGCGTGGGCTACGTGTTCCTGCTCAACCTCCAGTCGGTGTTCGCCGCGCTGGTGGTCCTGGACATCATGATCCCCCTGTGGGGGCTGATGATCGAGCTGCCGGCGGACGTCAGGCAGCTGGTCGCCGTGTTCTCGGGCCTGGCGCTGGCGCTCAACACGGCCGTGTGCCTGGCCATGAGGCTCAAATGGTTTTACTACTCGTGCCGGTACGTCTACCTGCTTGTGCGGCACATGTACAGGATCTACGGTCTGCAGCTGCTTCTAAAGGACACGTGGAAGAGGATCAGGTTCCCTGACGTGCTGCGGGTGTTCTGGCTGACCCGGGTCACGGCCCAGGCTATGATCCTGGTCTACGTGGTGCGGGCGGTGAGGAGGGAGAGCGGCGACGCGACAGGCGGTGCCGCTGACGGGAGCTCGGACTCGCAG GGTTACCTGCTGAGCTGGGACGTGTTCTGGGATCTGACGAGTAACCTGATCATCTCCGGCTGTGATTCCACCCTCACTGTCCTCGGGATGAGCGCTGTCATCTCGTCTGTGGCGCACTACCTCGGCCTCAGCATCCTGGCCTTCATAG GTTcgacggaggaggaggacaagcgTTTAGGCTTCGTGGCTCCTGTTCTGTTCTTCATCCTGGCTCTGCAGACCGGCCTCAGCAGCCTGGACCCCGAGGAGCGCCTG GTCCGCCTGAGCCGGAACATGTGCCTTCTGCTGACGGCCATCCTGCACTTCATCCACGGCATGACCGACCCCGTCCTGATGTCCCTCAGCGCCTCCCACGTCTCCTCCGTTCGCCGCCACGTCCCCGTCCTGCTGGTGTCCACGGCGCTCTTCGTGCTCCCCGTGGTGCTCAGCTACGCCCTCTGGCACCACTACGCCCTCAACACGTGGCTCTTTGCCGTCACCGCCTTCTGCGTGGAGCTCTGCCTCAAG GTGGTGGTGTCGCTGACCGTCTACGCCCTCTTCATGGCGGACGGCTTCTCCAACATCCTGTGGGAGAAGCTGGACGACTACGTCTACTACGTGCGCTCCACGGGCAACATCATCGAGTTCCTGTTCGGCGTCATCATGTTCGGGAACGGCGCCTACACCATGATGTTCGAGTCGGGCAGTAAAATCCGCGCCTGCATGATGTGCCTGCACGCTTACTTCAACATCTACCTGCAGGCCAAGAACGGCTGGAAGACCTTCATCAACCGCCGCACGGCCGTCAAGAAGATCAACTCGCTGCCGGAGGTGTGCGGCGACCAGCTGAGAGACATCGAGGACGTCTGCGCCATCTGCTACCAGGAGTTCGCCACGTCGGCCCGCATCACGCCCTGCCACCACTACTTCCACGCGCTGTGCCTGAGGAAGTGGCTCTACATCCAGGACACGTGCCCCATGTGCCACCAGAGAGTTTacgtggaggaggagagccgAGACAGAGCCGCCTTTTCCAACAACAACGGGGGCTACGCAGCGCCGCAGGACGCCGCTGCCGCAGCTGCCCCGCAAGCGCCGGGGGAGAACCAGCACGGACAGCCCGACGCCGCCGAGCCGCCGGGCGACGGGGCGGCAGCCGGCGTCCAGGCGGCCGCAGGAGGACCGGGGGACGTCGACAACGAGCTGCTGGAGGACAACGACAGCATAGAGTACGACGAGGACGAGTGGAGTACTCTAAACAGCAGCACGCCGATAGAAGAAGACTATATCAACGATGACACAGACTCCACggaggactga